In the Leptolyngbya sp. SIO1E4 genome, one interval contains:
- a CDS encoding quinone-dependent dihydroorotate dehydrogenase, which produces MVDWYQQGVRPLLFHGVKLDPEWLHQRALQLLQTLAAPAGDAHSLPPWMQGSMHRWLRDRCQVQDDRLRQTLWHQSFPNPMGLAAGFDKDGLAARAWPLLGFGYAELGTVTFHAQPGNPKPRLFRLPRDQAVINRMGFNNEGAAQLARRCQQNWQTDTPPIPIGINLGKSKITPLETAVEDYVQSFQLLKDLGDYFVVNVSSPNTPGLRSLQARENLAPILAGLQAHNTQCKPLLVKIAPDLDSAAIAEVLQLAETHQLAGIIATNTTIRREGLKTHRILKTGNRVTEESGGLSGAPLRDRATEVIRFLHQQSQGQLTIIGVGGIFTAQDAWEKLNAGATLLQVYTGWIYGGPEMVRRVLEGVVQQLEKHQISHISEVIGQQLPFIP; this is translated from the coding sequence ATGGTTGACTGGTATCAACAAGGCGTGCGCCCACTCCTGTTTCACGGTGTCAAGCTTGATCCAGAGTGGCTGCATCAACGGGCATTACAACTCTTACAAACCCTTGCTGCCCCAGCGGGAGATGCCCACTCTTTGCCCCCGTGGATGCAAGGTTCGATGCATCGTTGGTTACGCGATCGCTGCCAGGTGCAAGATGATCGCCTGAGACAAACCCTGTGGCATCAGAGCTTCCCGAATCCTATGGGTTTGGCGGCGGGCTTTGATAAAGATGGCTTGGCAGCGCGGGCCTGGCCGCTGCTAGGGTTTGGCTATGCAGAACTCGGAACCGTTACATTCCATGCCCAACCAGGCAATCCGAAACCGCGTTTATTTCGGTTGCCTCGCGATCAGGCAGTGATTAATCGGATGGGCTTCAATAACGAAGGTGCGGCCCAACTTGCCCGACGATGTCAACAGAACTGGCAAACAGACACCCCGCCTATTCCCATTGGCATTAACCTGGGCAAATCCAAAATAACGCCTCTGGAAACCGCAGTTGAAGACTATGTCCAAAGTTTTCAACTTCTGAAAGATTTGGGCGATTACTTTGTGGTGAATGTGTCGTCACCCAATACCCCCGGGTTGCGATCGCTCCAGGCACGGGAAAATTTGGCCCCGATTTTGGCCGGGCTGCAAGCCCACAATACTCAGTGCAAGCCGCTGCTGGTTAAAATCGCGCCCGATCTAGACTCCGCTGCGATCGCAGAAGTCTTGCAGCTGGCAGAAACCCATCAGCTGGCTGGCATCATCGCCACCAATACCACGATTCGTCGAGAAGGCCTCAAAACCCACCGCATTCTGAAAACCGGCAATCGGGTCACTGAGGAATCCGGTGGCCTGAGTGGTGCCCCTTTGCGCGATCGGGCCACTGAAGTGATTCGGTTTCTGCATCAGCAGAGCCAGGGGCAGCTAACCATTATCGGCGTTGGCGGCATTTTTACCGCCCAAGATGCCTGGGAAAAACTAAACGCTGGTGCCACACTGCTGCAGGTCTACACTGGCTGGATCTATGGCGGCCCAGAGATGGTGCGTCGAGTCTTAGAAGGGGTAGTGCAGCAACTGGAGAAACACCAGATCAGCCATATTTCAGAAGTCATTGGGCAACAGTTGCCTTTTATTCCCTAA